One stretch of Pedobacter riviphilus DNA includes these proteins:
- a CDS encoding alginate lyase family protein produces the protein MMNKYFFILLLFILSVCFSARSQTFVHPGAPLSASDLSILKAHIRAGDYPWKQAYDVMAADGKAQLTYTYQAFATVTRSPDLNLYRWRNDMTAAFYLSLMWYFTENEAYAAKARDILIAWATTQTEFGGQLGNLDLGIMPMPMGARLLSSAAAGVVGRRRTQQP, from the coding sequence ATGATGAACAAGTACTTTTTTATCCTGCTGTTATTCATTTTGAGTGTTTGCTTCTCGGCACGATCCCAAACCTTCGTGCATCCGGGGGCTCCGCTGTCGGCTTCTGATCTGAGTATCTTAAAAGCACACATTAGGGCCGGAGATTATCCCTGGAAACAGGCTTATGATGTTATGGCTGCCGATGGCAAGGCGCAACTGACCTACACATATCAGGCTTTTGCTACGGTTACCCGTAGCCCTGATTTAAACCTTTATCGTTGGAGAAACGATATGACTGCGGCCTTTTATTTATCACTAATGTGGTATTTTACTGAAAATGAAGCTTATGCTGCAAAAGCGAGGGATATTTTAATTGCCTGGGCCACTACCCAAACAGAGTTTGGAGGCCAGTTGGGCAACCTTGACTTAGGGATTATGCCTATGCCTATGGGGGCGCGGCTTCTATCCTCCGCGGCAGCTGGAGTGGTTGGACGGCGGCGAACACAGCAGCCGTAA
- a CDS encoding LamG-like jellyroll fold domain-containing protein: MIAAFSDDPAKIAHIVYLARNIASCGIKNTLPSGQNGESLRDQGHAHGTWNNLAFVAEVLYKQGIDIYSDLEDRIMANAEYFSRKNLSLPIPYVPFGTIDAYYLNDVTVPWDQGRFGPTIAHGAYIVRKKQSSVYLNKLLNNIPRRFDPVITWFYKSEDNATATVPTQTEIVPEPTKVGTGGLTSVDIGTVSAAGSSSYNNNVWTVKGKGDIWTHGADALHFVYKEVTGNCSIIAKVESVEGTTSSSKAGVMLRSDLSPNAAQRAWIAITPEVKAEAFMHGWSELRGGAYYEKASRPVTSIPYWVKVERVGEMVAVYYSPDGVSWAASHEGRYTGFTGRAYIGLAVCSSGSGALNTATFSNVSITGGQGGVVTAPQAPLSVYAYPGDKEMRVRWLSSFGAVSYTLKRASSLNGSYSTIATGLSGNTFLDNNLSNGQTYYYKVCAVNTAGTSADSPGDGGTPEAPPVPQVLNSDSFNGVYRIIAVHSNKAVEVKNGSTAEGALLGQNAYSSSSNQHWRITPLSGTDYKIVNLRSGKAMDVVNNAITNNALIEQRSYSATDSAQIWSIKDRENSTFSIVGKPSQKALEVASSSTLNGAAMNLNRWLDNPNQIYRIEPVTQPDMSSAYLKTLAEAIKLRDTTQTSTTVEGGKFPVAAKVQLNDSITHVQSLYNPQSTVFQISDYVTILENAMERYKATMYYYTNSLADGNYYLKPLDSDSLWTKNETNRPLFDVLNPNPLTQMWNVKKQGNGRYKIICLSSPLPAFSNYIYEDALFGRNVIAYNDAYNSFNIYGNGTSYAVQRAQNAGNGYWYKNGNQILAVLGNDNDPVPYTFPFRFVPVGTVPISLTASATDGKNILEWDPIANLTYTIKRSTTPGGPYTDIATVNTTAFTDTAVVNGTTYYYIVASPDGVASSPEVSASRNVGMVYLKFDETSGNRCVSSWGTIYGTMAATSTRDAGKTGNALKLDGASTSYVTFPTGIVSKVTDFTISAWVKMDALANWMRVFDFGTGTNQYMYLTVQGGTTTANGVTLSTVKYGTKNGGTELGITSPYAFPLNTWVHLAVTQSGTTAKLYINGVLKSTNTAININPSQLTPTGTTTGTNLNYLGRGQFNDPMFRGSIDEFKIYKRALSASEIVEGMKVFQTITFNTITPKLVGSDDFDPEAVASSGLPVEYTSSNPAVATIVEGNVHIVSAGTAIITASQAGDEVYGPISQARTLLVGITTNTQLTTLLGRPFSYTITDKPLSNFTATGLPAGLNVNATTGVISGTPTEYGTFPVIIGAVKDSITNTQTITLTVKNNAVSNLIAAAGDAKNVLEWDAIQNFTYNVKRSTALGGPYIAVGSTSSPKFTDTGVSNGTTYYYVIAAVDSIGELPPGTAVTAKPAAGQLTYLKFDEGSGTRAIDSWGATHGTLAATATRAAGKDGTSLKLDGTATSYATLPAGIVKTVSDFTVSTWVRMDALSTWMRVFDFGTSTTQYMFLTVQQGTPTVNGVKLSTVRYAVKNGGTELNVSANFAFPLDTWTHLAVTQSGNTAKLYINGTLVSTNTNLNIKPSQLTASGTTTGTTLNYLGKSQFNDPLFKGSIDEFKIYSRALSDAEIAESLTTAQTITFNALPEKMVTDTSFNAGAVSSSGLAISYASSDTTVAKVVNNMIQVKGAGVTTITATQAGNATYAAAAPVSQALTVYQVAQTITFNALPEKTVTDTSFNAGAVSSSGLAISYASSDTTVARVANNMIQVKGAGVTTITATQAGNAIYAAAAPVSQALTVHKVEQTISFASLPAKRIGDADVTLSATTNANLPVSYSSSDTTVAKIVNDKLQVVGKGTAVITAIQAGNDTYASVSSTQPFNVIPFNIQVQSMDGDGGQLTNNVIRPNFSLVNQDSIGINYNELTLRYWFTAENYAGINTWIDYAQMGNSNVKMKYVQLPNPASGALGYMEYSFIPGGKLNANSNSGVIRTRFANQDWSNFSEADDYSYQANTSSYGTNNRITLYRNGKLISGEEPALVPVITKLNVLYQNQNQNANSNTISAFIAIKNTGNSAIDYSDLTARYWFSKDGTAGLNMVVDYAKLGNNKIKGQFTEISPSLAGADSHLELSIDQSAGKLHPLSSTGNIQFRIYKSNWSAFNEADDHSYLPKAAMDSNAHITLYYKGQLVYGTAPATGSLSSTQSRSDVITAQPLTPESLTSNIIYPNPVREQSFKVRLTPDLRDQNITVTIRDVVGRVMQSGSYRAADRDLQVGLSGNYRLGVYFVYLNKLTPIRLIVDK; this comes from the coding sequence GTGATCGCCGCATTTTCCGATGATCCCGCCAAGATAGCGCATATCGTATACCTGGCGAGAAATATCGCCTCTTGCGGAATTAAAAATACCTTACCCAGTGGCCAGAACGGAGAAAGTTTAAGAGACCAGGGGCATGCCCATGGTACCTGGAACAACCTGGCCTTCGTTGCAGAAGTGCTCTATAAACAGGGTATCGACATTTATTCGGACCTGGAAGACCGGATTATGGCCAATGCCGAATATTTTTCCAGGAAAAATTTAAGCCTGCCCATCCCTTACGTTCCTTTTGGCACTATTGATGCCTATTATTTAAATGATGTAACCGTTCCATGGGATCAGGGAAGGTTTGGCCCGACTATAGCCCATGGGGCCTATATCGTCCGTAAAAAGCAAAGTTCGGTTTACCTGAACAAACTGCTAAATAACATCCCCCGACGTTTTGACCCGGTAATTACCTGGTTCTATAAATCAGAAGACAACGCTACAGCCACGGTACCGACGCAAACAGAAATTGTTCCTGAGCCTACAAAAGTTGGAACAGGGGGCTTAACCTCTGTTGATATAGGCACGGTATCGGCTGCCGGAAGCAGTTCCTACAATAACAATGTGTGGACGGTAAAAGGAAAAGGAGATATCTGGACCCATGGGGCAGATGCCTTGCACTTTGTATATAAGGAAGTGACCGGAAATTGTTCCATCATTGCTAAAGTAGAATCTGTTGAGGGTACTACTTCCAGTTCTAAAGCGGGGGTAATGCTCCGTTCTGATCTGAGCCCTAATGCCGCGCAAAGGGCATGGATAGCGATAACGCCTGAGGTGAAAGCCGAGGCGTTTATGCATGGATGGTCAGAACTAAGGGGTGGTGCTTATTATGAGAAAGCGTCGAGACCGGTAACCAGCATTCCTTACTGGGTGAAAGTTGAGCGTGTAGGGGAGATGGTTGCCGTTTATTATTCTCCTGATGGGGTAAGTTGGGCGGCCTCACATGAGGGCAGGTATACTGGCTTTACCGGCAGGGCCTACATTGGCCTGGCGGTTTGTTCATCTGGCAGCGGTGCTTTAAATACCGCTACTTTTAGTAATGTGAGTATTACCGGCGGGCAGGGCGGAGTGGTTACTGCACCCCAAGCCCCGCTTTCGGTATATGCCTATCCCGGAGATAAAGAGATGCGGGTAAGGTGGTTATCCTCCTTTGGCGCAGTGAGCTATACGCTTAAACGGGCGTCTTCCCTGAACGGGAGCTATTCTACCATTGCTACAGGCCTTTCCGGAAATACATTTCTGGATAATAATTTATCAAACGGCCAGACTTATTATTATAAAGTTTGTGCAGTAAATACTGCGGGCACCAGTGCAGATTCACCAGGAGACGGAGGTACTCCGGAGGCGCCACCGGTTCCGCAGGTATTAAATTCAGATAGTTTTAATGGGGTGTACCGGATTATAGCCGTACACAGCAATAAAGCCGTGGAGGTTAAAAACGGATCAACAGCCGAAGGGGCCTTATTGGGACAAAATGCCTATTCTTCTTCCAGTAACCAGCATTGGAGAATAACGCCTTTATCAGGTACCGATTATAAGATTGTAAACCTGCGGAGTGGGAAAGCGATGGATGTGGTGAACAACGCTATAACCAATAATGCACTTATCGAGCAACGCAGTTATTCGGCTACAGATTCAGCCCAGATATGGTCTATTAAGGACCGGGAGAACAGCACGTTCAGTATTGTGGGGAAACCAAGCCAGAAAGCACTAGAGGTTGCCAGCTCGAGTACGTTAAATGGTGCCGCAATGAACCTGAACAGGTGGCTGGATAACCCCAACCAGATTTATAGAATAGAACCGGTTACGCAACCAGACATGTCTTCTGCTTACCTTAAAACACTGGCTGAAGCGATAAAACTACGCGATACCACCCAAACGAGTACAACAGTGGAAGGCGGTAAATTTCCGGTGGCGGCCAAGGTACAGTTGAACGATAGTATCACCCATGTACAATCCTTGTACAACCCCCAATCAACAGTTTTTCAGATTAGTGACTATGTTACGATATTGGAGAATGCGATGGAACGGTATAAGGCTACCATGTATTACTATACGAATAGCCTTGCTGACGGGAATTACTATCTTAAACCGCTTGACAGCGATTCGTTATGGACGAAAAACGAGACGAACAGGCCCTTATTTGATGTGTTGAATCCTAATCCCTTAACTCAAATGTGGAATGTGAAAAAGCAAGGGAATGGCAGGTATAAAATTATTTGCCTGAGCTCGCCACTTCCGGCATTTAGCAATTATATTTATGAGGATGCCTTATTTGGCCGTAATGTTATTGCCTACAACGACGCTTACAATTCATTTAATATTTATGGTAACGGTACCTCGTATGCGGTTCAGCGGGCACAAAACGCTGGAAACGGCTATTGGTATAAAAATGGCAATCAGATACTTGCTGTGCTTGGAAATGATAATGACCCGGTTCCCTATACTTTTCCGTTCCGTTTTGTACCGGTTGGAACGGTTCCGATAAGCCTGACTGCTTCGGCTACCGATGGAAAAAACATCCTGGAATGGGACCCAATTGCAAATTTAACCTATACGATCAAACGCTCAACCACACCAGGCGGGCCTTATACCGATATTGCCACAGTGAACACCACAGCCTTTACTGATACTGCTGTTGTGAATGGGACAACTTATTATTACATCGTTGCTTCGCCGGATGGTGTTGCATCCAGTCCGGAAGTTTCGGCCTCACGGAATGTAGGAATGGTTTACCTGAAGTTTGACGAAACCAGCGGAAACCGTTGTGTGAGCAGCTGGGGAACTATTTATGGCACTATGGCAGCTACATCAACACGTGATGCAGGTAAAACAGGAAATGCCCTTAAGCTGGATGGGGCAAGCACTTCTTATGTTACATTTCCTACCGGAATTGTGAGTAAGGTAACTGATTTTACCATCTCGGCCTGGGTAAAAATGGATGCCCTTGCCAACTGGATGCGTGTATTTGATTTTGGTACCGGTACTAACCAGTATATGTACCTTACCGTGCAGGGAGGAACCACTACAGCGAATGGGGTAACCTTATCAACCGTTAAATATGGAACTAAAAACGGGGGTACAGAGTTAGGTATAACTTCTCCATATGCCTTCCCGTTGAATACCTGGGTACACCTGGCGGTTACCCAATCCGGAACCACCGCCAAATTGTATATCAACGGCGTGCTGAAATCAACCAATACCGCAATTAATATTAATCCTTCACAACTTACCCCTACGGGTACTACTACCGGTACAAATTTAAACTACCTTGGCAGAGGTCAATTTAATGATCCGATGTTCAGAGGTTCAATTGATGAGTTTAAGATTTACAAGCGGGCTTTAAGTGCTTCTGAAATTGTAGAGGGCATGAAGGTTTTCCAAACCATTACATTCAATACCATTACACCAAAACTGGTAGGTAGTGATGATTTTGATCCGGAAGCTGTCGCTTCTTCAGGGCTTCCGGTAGAATACACCAGTTCGAACCCTGCAGTTGCAACTATAGTGGAAGGGAATGTCCATATCGTATCGGCCGGAACAGCAATCATTACGGCTTCGCAGGCAGGAGATGAAGTGTATGGGCCAATATCACAAGCAAGAACCTTGTTGGTTGGCATTACCACTAATACACAGCTTACTACTTTATTGGGTAGGCCATTTAGCTATACCATTACCGATAAGCCATTAAGTAATTTTACGGCAACAGGTTTGCCAGCCGGGCTAAATGTAAATGCTACAACGGGCGTAATATCAGGCACGCCTACCGAATATGGTACTTTTCCAGTAATTATAGGTGCTGTTAAAGACAGCATTACCAATACACAAACGATCACCTTAACGGTGAAAAATAATGCGGTAAGCAATTTAATTGCTGCTGCAGGTGATGCAAAAAATGTACTGGAATGGGATGCTATTCAGAATTTTACCTATAACGTTAAGCGTTCAACCGCATTAGGAGGTCCTTATATTGCAGTGGGTAGTACAAGTAGCCCTAAATTTACAGATACCGGTGTGAGCAATGGAACTACTTATTATTATGTAATTGCAGCGGTTGATAGCATAGGAGAATTGCCTCCGGGTACAGCGGTAACCGCAAAACCTGCGGCTGGCCAGCTTACTTACCTTAAATTCGATGAGGGGAGCGGAACCCGCGCTATTGACAGCTGGGGCGCTACACACGGAACATTGGCGGCAACGGCAACCCGTGCAGCCGGAAAAGATGGAACTTCGCTAAAACTCGATGGTACAGCTACTTCTTACGCTACCTTGCCAGCAGGGATTGTAAAAACAGTATCCGATTTTACCGTTTCGACCTGGGTAAGGATGGATGCACTCTCTACCTGGATGCGTGTATTCGATTTTGGTACCAGTACCACACAGTATATGTTCCTTACCGTTCAGCAGGGAACGCCTACTGTAAATGGTGTAAAGCTATCAACGGTTCGTTATGCCGTTAAAAACGGGGGTACAGAGTTAAACGTAAGTGCCAACTTTGCTTTTCCGTTGGATACCTGGACACATTTGGCCGTTACCCAATCAGGAAATACGGCAAAGCTGTACATTAACGGTACTTTGGTATCAACCAATACCAACCTGAACATTAAACCTTCGCAGCTCACCGCTTCAGGTACAACTACGGGCACTACGTTGAATTACCTGGGTAAATCGCAGTTTAATGATCCCCTTTTTAAGGGCTCAATTGATGAATTTAAGATCTATAGCAGGGCATTAAGTGATGCGGAGATTGCCGAAAGTTTAACAACTGCACAAACCATCACCTTTAATGCTTTGCCAGAAAAAATGGTTACCGATACGAGCTTTAACGCTGGTGCAGTTTCCAGTTCGGGTTTGGCCATCAGTTATGCCAGTTCAGACACCACAGTGGCAAAGGTTGTCAACAATATGATCCAGGTTAAAGGAGCAGGTGTTACCACCATTACCGCCACTCAGGCAGGCAATGCAACCTATGCGGCTGCCGCGCCTGTAAGCCAGGCCTTAACCGTTTATCAAGTTGCGCAAACCATCACCTTTAATGCTTTGCCAGAAAAAACGGTTACCGATACGAGCTTTAACGCTGGTGCAGTTTCCAGTTCGGGTTTGGCCATCAGTTATGCCAGTTCAGACACCACGGTGGCAAGGGTTGCCAACAATATGATCCAGGTTAAAGGGGCAGGTGTTACCACCATTACCGCCACCCAGGCAGGCAATGCAATATATGCGGCTGCCGCGCCTGTAAGCCAGGCCTTAACCGTTCATAAAGTTGAACAGACCATTAGTTTCGCCAGCTTACCTGCCAAAAGGATAGGAGATGCCGATGTAACATTAAGTGCGACAACAAATGCTAATTTACCGGTTAGCTATTCGAGTTCCGATACCACGGTTGCCAAGATCGTAAATGATAAACTGCAGGTGGTAGGTAAGGGAACGGCCGTTATTACGGCAATACAGGCAGGGAACGACACTTATGCTTCAGTTAGTTCGACCCAGCCGTTTAACGTGATCCCTTTCAATATCCAGGTACAATCAATGGATGGCGATGGTGGCCAGCTCACCAACAATGTGATCAGGCCAAATTTCAGCCTGGTTAACCAGGATTCGATCGGGATAAACTACAATGAGCTAACCCTGCGTTACTGGTTTACAGCAGAAAATTACGCCGGGATAAATACCTGGATAGACTATGCCCAGATGGGAAACAGTAACGTGAAAATGAAATACGTACAACTACCAAATCCTGCTTCTGGAGCGCTGGGTTACATGGAATATAGTTTTATACCTGGCGGAAAGTTAAATGCAAACAGCAACAGCGGGGTAATCCGTACCAGGTTTGCCAACCAAGACTGGTCTAATTTCTCAGAAGCAGATGATTATTCTTACCAGGCCAATACCAGCAGCTACGGAACAAACAACCGGATAACCTTATACCGCAATGGTAAATTGATATCTGGAGAAGAACCGGCACTTGTACCAGTTATAACTAAACTGAATGTGTTGTATCAGAATCAAAACCAGAATGCAAACAGCAATACAATCAGTGCTTTTATTGCCATTAAAAACACAGGCAACAGTGCTATTGATTATAGTGATCTGACTGCGCGTTACTGGTTTAGCAAAGACGGAACAGCCGGATTAAATATGGTAGTTGATTATGCCAAACTGGGGAATAACAAGATCAAAGGGCAGTTTACAGAGATCAGTCCTTCGCTGGCCGGGGCCGATAGCCACCTGGAATTATCGATCGACCAGTCGGCAGGGAAACTGCATCCTTTAAGCAGTACCGGAAACATCCAGTTCCGCATCTATAAAAGCAACTGGTCTGCCTTTAACGAGGCTGACGATCATTCGTATCTGCCAAAAGCCGCAATGGACAGCAATGCACATATTACCTTGTATTACAAAGGGCAACTGGTGTACGGAACAGCGCCTGCTACGGGTAGTCTTTCAAGTACACAGTCCCGTTCAGATGTAATCACGGCACAGCCTCTTACGCCAGAGTCTTTAACCAGCAATATCATTTATCCGAATCCAGTTAGAGAGCAGTCTTTCAAAGTGAGGCTTACGCCGGATCTCAGAGATCAGAATATTACGGTAACCATCAGAGACGTAGTAGGCCGGGTAATGCAGAGCGGAAGCTATCGCGCTGCAGACCGCGATCTGCAGGTGGGTTTATCAGGAAATTATCGTTTAGGCGTTTATTTCGTGTATCTGAATAAACTAACACCGATCAGGCTGATCGTAGATAAATAA